A stretch of Arachis hypogaea cultivar Tifrunner chromosome 15, arahy.Tifrunner.gnm2.J5K5, whole genome shotgun sequence DNA encodes these proteins:
- the LOC112747509 gene encoding disease resistance protein RGA2-like, whose product MCIAFSPTSELSFVLAFQMAESLLQMVIENLSAFVQDELATLWGVHSQIQELSGNLAAIHAVLQDAEEKQIRERAVKLWLQKLSDAAHVLDDILDECSIESNRLHSDQCLTRLDPVTIMFRRDIGKRMKEMVDRFRQIDEERRRFELRGRVPERQQEDEAWRQTCSGITEHNIYGREQDTENILEFLSRSADSSNDLSVYPIVGMGGLGKTTLVQRVYNDKKVIEHFDLRIWVCVSTEFNTMRILESIVESTRGHNPNLSTLEAMKNKVQEVLLGKRYLLVLDDVWSTDKWEDLKSVLLCGGGTKGAAILVTTRVESVASVMGTCPAHHLSPLSEDDNWLLFKYHAFGSDKVERTELVAIGKEIVKKCGGSPLASKALGSLLRNKKEEIQWVNVLESKFWDILEDDAIIVRALKISYFHLKLSLRQCFAFCAIFPQDFRMEKEQLIHLWMANGLIKSKGKLEIEDAGNEAWEELCQRSFFQEVEIDELGRTTFKMHDLFHELAQSIMGEECRVYDESASLTNLSTRVHHVTCLKPEREVNMDPFKKAESLRSMINLYPLDDHRNLNGLPPFNSLRALRTNASQLSELKSLTHLRYLNLRSSGITTLPECVSRLQKLQILKLERCENLSCLPKHLTQLKDLRHLLIEYCHSLVEMPPNIGELKCLRTLNLFIVDKKEGRGLSELRDLQLGGKLRIKGLENVINEGDARDANLSAKKKLENLYLSWGSSDSRRGANAERILEALEPPSNLKSFGMNGYSGVELPSWMQNTSILSSLVMVILYDCKNCKHLPPLGKLPHLTVLYVSGMKDVKYIDEDSYDGVDEKAFKSLKDLTLSKLPNLEGMLGDERVEMLPLLSKLKVSCVPKIKLPLLPSLEHIWIKGTGSDSDHSDSEGMASILEAIGQNMQHVKTLCISDFPKLKALPHELSSLSSLQKLEIYGGDELESFSENVLQGLCSLQSLTIHSCKKLRSLSEGMGHLTRLESLDIMICPKLVTLPSNMNKLVSLRGVLIACCDTLPEGLQHVPSLQSLEVYESNSIPEWLGEITSLQKLELTRVRLRSLPSSFRNLTSLRELSIDGCHKELQKRCTRVTGQDWQAIAHIPQFKLIPIHEETFSDKIRSKWRSWQLRRDRHRGRHHFAKDDRFDILVERLFYWYKM is encoded by the exons ATGTGCATAGCATTCAGTCCAACATCTGAGCTTTCATTCGTTCTAGCTTTTCAAATGGCTGAATCTCTACTTCAAATGGTGATTGAAAACTTGAGCGCTTTTGTTCAGGACGAGCTTGCAACTCTTTGGGGCGTCCACTCGCAGATTCAAGAGCTGTCAGGGAACCTTGCTGCAATCCATGCAGTGCTCCAAGATGCTGAAGAGAAGCAGATCAGAGAGCGTGCTGTGAAGCTTTGGCTGCAGAAGCTTTCAGATGCAGCACACGTGCTTGATGATATCTTAGATGAATGTTCAATAGAGTCCAACCGTCTACACAGTGACCAGTGCTTAACTCGTCTTGATCCTGTGACGATCATGTTTCGTCGGGACATTGGTAAGAGGATGAAAGAGATGGTTGACAGGTTTCGTCAAATTGATGAAGAAAGGAGAAGGTTTGAGTTGCGTGGAAGAGTTCCAGAGAGGCAACAAGAAGATGAAGCATGGCGCCAGACATGTTCTGGTATCACTGAGCACAACATCTATGGAAGGGAGCAAGACACAGAAAATATTCTGGAGTTTCTTTCAAGGAGTGCTGATAGCAGTAACGACCTCTCTGTTTATCCAATTGTTGGCATGGGGGGACTTGGAAAAACAACACTTGTTCAACGGGTTTACAATGACAAGAAGGTAATTGAACATTTCGATCTGAGAATTTGGGTTTGTGTTTCCACTGAATTCAATACCATGAGAATTCTAGAGTCCATTGTGGAATCTACAAGGGGACATAACCCGAACCTCTCTACTTTAGAAGCAATGAAAAACAAAGTTCAAGAAGTACTGCTAGGCAAAAGGTATTTACTTGTTCTAGACGATGTATGGAGCACGGACAAATGGGAGGACTTGAAGTCTGTTTTGCTTTGCGGAGGTGGAACAAAAGGTGCTGCAATTTTGGTCACTACCCGAGTTGAGAGTGTTGCATCTGTCATGGGAACATGCCCTGCTCATCACTTGTCACCATTATCCGAGGATGACAATTGGTTATTGTTCAAATACCATGCATTTGGATCAGACAAAGTGGAGCGCACAGAGCTTGTGGCAATAGGCAAGGAGATTGTAAAGAAATGTGGTGGTTCCCCTCTTGCATCTAAAGCACTTGGAAGCCTTTTGCGCAATAAAAAAGAGGAAATACAGTGGGTGAATGTATTGGAAAGTAAGTTTTGGGACATACTTGAGGATGATGCTATTATTGTACGTGCTTTGAAAATCAGCTACTTCCATTTGAAGTTGTCATTAAGACAATGCTTTGCTTTTTGTGCCATTTTCCCCCAAGATTTTCGAATGGAAAAAGAGCAACTTATTCATCTTTGGATGGCCAATGGTTTGATCAAATCCAAAGGGAAGTTGGAGATTGAGGATGCTGGTAATGAGGCTTGGGAGGAATTATGTCAGAGATCATTTTTCCAAGAAGTTGAGATTGATGAATTGGGAAGAACTACATTCAAGATGCATGATTTATTTCATGAACTTGCCCAATCCATAATGGGAGAAGAGTGCAGAGTTTATGATGAGTCTGCAAGCTTGACCAATTTGTCTACAAGGGTCCACCATGTCACTTGTTTAAAACCAGAGAGGGAGGTAAACATGGATCCCTTCAAGAAAGCTGAATCTTTGAGGAGTATGATTAATCTTTATCCATTAGATGATCATCGCAATCTTAATGGGTTGCCACCGTTCAATTCTCTCCGTGCACTACGTACAAATGCTTCTCAACTCTCAGAACTGAAGAGTTTAACGCATTTGAGGTACCTGAATCTGCGTAGCAGCGGTATCACAACACTGCCTGAATGTGTTTCGAGGTTACAAAAATTGCAGATTCTGAAGTTAGAAAGGTGTGAAAATCTTTCTTGTTTGCCCAAACACTTAACACAATTGAAGGATCTTAGACATCTCCTAATTGAATATTGTCATTCATTAGTAGAGATGCCTCCGAATATCGGGGAGTTGAAATGTTTGAGAACATTGAATCTTTTTATTGTGGATAAAAAGGAAGGGCGTGGGTTATCAGAGTTGCGTGATTTACAGCTTGGAGGCAAACTACGCATCAAGGGGCTTGAAAATGTCATAAATGAGGGTGATGCTAGAGATGCTAATTTGAGTGCTAAGAAGAAGTTGGAAAACTTATACCTGTCATGGGGCTCCTCTGATTCAAGGCGTGGTGCCAATGCTGAGAGAATACTTGAAGCCCTTGAGCCTCCCTCCAATCTCAAGAGTTTTGGGATGAATGGTTACAGCGGAGTAGAGTTGCCTAGCTGGATGCAAAATACTTCAATTCTTTCCAGCTTAGTTATGGTGATACTCTATGATTGCAAGAACTGCAAGCACCTTCCTCCGCTGGGTAAATTACCACATTTAACTGTTCTTTATGTATCTGGAATGAAAGATGTGAAGTACATCGATGAGGACTCATATGATGGCGTGGATGAGAAGGCATTCAAATCGTTGAAGGACCTGACCTTATCAAAGTTGCCAAACTTGGAAGGGATGTTAGGAGATGAAAGAGTAGAAATGCTTCCGCTTCTTTCTAAATTAAAGGTCTCATGTGTCCCTAAGATTAAGTTGCCACTCCTTCCATCTCTAGAGCACATTTGGATTAAAGGAACAGGGTCAGACTCTGATCATAGTGATAGTGAAGGTATGGCTTCCATCCTAGAGGCTATTGGGCAGAATATGCAGCATGTCAAGACCCTCTGCATTTCAGACTTCCCTAAACTCAAGGCATTACCCCATGAATTAAGCAGCCTCAGCTCGCTACAAAAGTTAGAAATTTATGGTGGTGATGAACTTGAATCGTTTTCGGAGAATGTGTTGCAAGGTCTGTGTTCTCTGCAAAGTTTGACAATTCATTCGTGTAAGAAGCTCAGATCCTTGTCTGAAGGTATGGGACATCTAACTCGTCTGGAGAGCCTTGATATCATGATTTGTCCAAAGCTGGTGACTCTACCGAGTAACATGAATAAATTAGTTTCGCTTCGTGGAGTTCTCATCGCTTGTTGTGATACATTGCCAGAAGGCTTACAACATGTGCCTTCCCTCCAAAGTTTGGAAGTATATGAATCAAATTCAATTCCTGAGTGGTTGGGGGAAATAACTTCTCTTCAAAAGTTAGAACTCACCCGGGTGAGGTTAAGGTCACTGCCCAGTAGCTTCCGAAACCTGACAAGCTTGCGTGAGCTATCCATTGATGGGTGCCATAAGGAGCTGCAGAAGCGATGCACCAGAGTAACAGGACAGGATTGGCAAGCCATTGCTCACATCCCACAATTCAAACTGATTCCCATTCATGAAGAAACATTTTCTG ATAAAATCAGATCCAAATGGAGATCATGGCAGCTAAGAAGAGATCGGCATCGAGGTCGTCATCATTTCGCTAAAGATGATAGATTTGACATTCTGGTTGAAAGGCTCTTTTATTGGTACAAAATGTGA